In Candidatus Poribacteria bacterium, a single genomic region encodes these proteins:
- a CDS encoding aspartyl protease family protein, with product MKHTTKIQLANRKDQFLAEAGVIKPEDIRQVTIEDAIVDTGATGLSLPKPIIEQLGLTPVRSRRAQTTNGIVTRTVYSDVRYTVLEREGTIEVADLPAELPVLVGHMVLEYLDLCLDIRKGLIYNPDHDDEWIEDQL from the coding sequence ATGAAACACACAACAAAAATTCAACTCGCAAATCGAAAAGATCAGTTTTTAGCAGAGGCTGGTGTTATCAAACCTGAGGATATTCGGCAAGTGACCATCGAAGACGCAATCGTTGATACCGGTGCGACTGGGTTATCTTTACCGAAACCCATTATTGAGCAACTCGGCTTGACACCTGTTAGAAGTAGAAGGGCACAGACGACCAACGGGATCGTAACGCGGACAGTTTATTCAGATGTCCGGTATACCGTCTTAGAACGGGAGGGGACAATAGAAGTCGCGGATCTACCCGCCGAGCTACCTGTCCTTGTCGGACACATGGTACTCGAATACCTGGATCTCTGTCTTGACATCCGAAAAGGCCTTATCTATAATCCAGACCACGACGATGAATGGATTGAAGACCAGCTCTAA
- a CDS encoding transcriptional regulator — translation MNIESVLKCTADFRDYLLKDLADPEFAKHYLEVSLENYEDDRDINMLASALRNVVEAQGGIERLAIETNSDLQDLSDTLNSNKPPQLNRLLDILSFYTNIAPTVDRHSL, via the coding sequence ATGAATATAGAATCTGTACTTAAATGTACCGCGGATTTCAGGGACTATCTTCTCAAAGACCTCGCCGACCCCGAGTTTGCAAAGCATTATCTGGAGGTATCCTTGGAAAATTATGAGGACGACCGAGACATCAATATGTTGGCGAGTGCCCTACGCAATGTGGTAGAAGCACAAGGGGGGATTGAAAGACTTGCCATAGAGACAAACAGCGATCTTCAAGATCTTTCTGATACCCTCAATTCCAACAAACCGCCGCAATTAAATCGGCTACTTGATATTCTCTCATTCTACACAAATATCGCCCCTACTGTTGACCGCCATTCTCTGTAG
- a CDS encoding Ig-like domain-containing protein — protein MKHFFALSLILLALTSWIYTEADAQEADTTPPTVTILPVIEDNHRNFFPNYYTDERIREKGLIYNGDEFKVRIVFSEELLFPDRFTQSNLRITATAQATITEWAAAGDTAHTEYTATILPTSEGTLTLYVDAYLVKDKALNPNRDPTERVTVGIDTKPPVGRISAPSDIQNGPFDIRVTFDESVVVAKEFLTPDHNGLTNLIWYVGGYKREVTTAEWKVDATRRIYTTTFTPNENQERTLRFYLVESRAFDFAGNTTVENRDEPTLVEIDTRQPRIVSVKPVSDSLPDSFKIQFTFSEPVLNLEQSGIMVIKGTDVTITDFEALVGGRDYIVEIAPAMARQMRLRIETGGAYDAAGNENKTATISVTIGEGEDGSDIITAAIVDEPRIILRPTPVNQRRVIFNEIRNTEDDKNDWLELKNISNESVALEMWEISIVNSRGRSADKDVDIVTFPEYTLPAGGVLLITNTDPSETDLISGQNIENPNSKRDVPPQYLIAPQMKLPSTPYLLILRSATDKNGKPEAFEDLAGNYFRGSVDYATQVWPLVHTFRPPNREEAHLTQGQAWQRVSISKRGYTAAAWTAIGYQSGIGYKAGTPLATSLGTPGYPNDAVTDDNPAGRITFSELMFATNGGLFSQPQWIELYNNTAIAATPINLKGWKLVIEARDSEVRHRYSVIELEALHIAPNHGVLLVTRNRRRSEHLSEEQIYDLYQHHRGTRGLGLPENAVLSASGFALKLFSPDGTLVDMAGNLDGEKGVDTPTWTLPSGRTEDGARTSLTRRYRNGIALTGTEATSWERAADLHQPMNLYYGHQTDIGTPGYRSGGLAPVMLSHFSANRTSAGVLLEWVTQSELDNAGFNILRSQTRQGPFVKVNATLISGAGTTAERHTYTWTDTTTKPNVAYYYRIEDVSLSGNRQPLATVRLRGHISAAGKQLLKWADLKAQKL, from the coding sequence GCAGACGCACAAGAGGCAGACACAACGCCTCCAACCGTCACCATCCTCCCTGTGATAGAAGACAACCATCGTAACTTCTTTCCTAATTATTACACGGATGAACGGATACGGGAAAAAGGGTTGATATACAACGGTGATGAATTTAAAGTAAGAATAGTCTTCAGTGAAGAGCTGCTATTCCCTGACCGTTTTACTCAGTCAAATTTAAGAATCACAGCCACGGCGCAGGCAACGATAACAGAGTGGGCTGCCGCGGGTGATACGGCACACACCGAGTATACTGCCACCATTCTGCCTACGTCCGAAGGAACTTTAACGCTCTATGTGGATGCGTATCTTGTAAAAGACAAAGCACTTAACCCAAACAGGGACCCGACGGAAAGAGTAACAGTTGGGATAGACACCAAACCTCCCGTGGGACGGATCAGTGCGCCATCAGACATCCAAAACGGACCATTTGATATAAGGGTTACGTTCGATGAATCTGTTGTTGTCGCGAAAGAGTTCCTGACCCCCGACCACAACGGTTTGACGAACCTTATTTGGTACGTTGGCGGATACAAAAGAGAGGTAACAACAGCCGAGTGGAAAGTGGACGCGACACGTCGGATATACACGACCACTTTTACACCCAATGAGAATCAAGAAAGGACATTGAGATTTTATCTTGTTGAATCCCGGGCATTTGATTTCGCAGGGAATACGACTGTAGAGAACAGAGATGAGCCGACGTTGGTTGAAATAGATACCAGACAACCGAGAATTGTAAGTGTTAAGCCCGTATCGGATTCGCTACCAGATAGTTTTAAAATACAGTTTACTTTCAGTGAACCGGTGCTTAATCTTGAGCAATCGGGGATTATGGTGATTAAAGGAACCGATGTAACGATAACCGACTTTGAAGCACTCGTTGGCGGGAGAGACTACATCGTGGAAATAGCACCGGCGATGGCACGGCAAATGAGATTGCGGATTGAAACAGGGGGCGCATACGATGCCGCAGGTAACGAAAACAAGACCGCAACTATAAGCGTGACCATCGGTGAGGGTGAGGACGGCAGCGATATAATTACTGCCGCTATTGTAGACGAACCGAGAATTATCTTACGTCCTACCCCTGTCAACCAAAGGCGTGTTATCTTCAACGAAATTCGCAATACTGAGGACGACAAAAACGACTGGCTTGAACTCAAGAACATCAGCAACGAAAGTGTCGCCCTGGAAATGTGGGAAATTAGCATTGTCAATTCCAGAGGCAGAAGTGCTGACAAAGATGTTGACATCGTCACTTTTCCAGAATATACACTGCCTGCGGGCGGCGTTTTGCTGATCACCAATACCGACCCGAGCGAAACCGATCTCATCAGCGGGCAGAACATTGAAAACCCAAATAGCAAACGCGATGTACCGCCACAGTATCTCATCGCACCGCAGATGAAACTCCCAAGCACCCCCTATCTGCTAATTCTGCGGAGTGCCACAGATAAAAATGGAAAACCTGAGGCATTTGAAGATCTCGCTGGAAATTACTTCCGAGGTTCTGTTGATTATGCCACACAGGTCTGGCCCCTCGTGCATACCTTCCGACCACCGAATAGAGAAGAGGCACACCTGACACAAGGGCAAGCATGGCAACGCGTTAGCATTAGCAAACGCGGCTATACTGCGGCAGCGTGGACAGCGATCGGATATCAATCAGGGATTGGATATAAAGCCGGAACGCCGTTGGCAACAAGCCTCGGCACCCCCGGATATCCCAACGATGCAGTTACCGACGACAACCCCGCCGGACGCATCACTTTTAGTGAACTGATGTTTGCCACAAACGGTGGGCTTTTCTCCCAACCGCAGTGGATAGAGTTATACAACAACACCGCCATCGCTGCGACACCCATAAATCTGAAGGGCTGGAAATTGGTTATTGAGGCGCGCGATAGTGAGGTCCGCCATCGGTATTCAGTTATCGAGTTGGAGGCGTTACATATCGCACCAAATCACGGCGTACTTCTGGTAACAAGAAACCGCAGGCGTTCTGAGCATCTTTCAGAAGAGCAGATTTACGATCTCTACCAACATCACAGGGGCACGCGTGGACTCGGCTTGCCTGAGAACGCCGTGCTGTCTGCGTCAGGGTTTGCACTGAAGTTATTTTCACCGGATGGCACGTTGGTCGATATGGCAGGGAATCTTGATGGTGAAAAAGGTGTTGATACACCTACGTGGACACTGCCTTCTGGACGAACAGAGGACGGGGCGCGTACATCGTTAACACGCCGTTATAGAAATGGTATTGCGCTGACAGGTACTGAGGCGACGAGTTGGGAACGTGCTGCAGATCTGCATCAGCCTATGAATCTGTATTACGGACATCAGACTGATATTGGTACGCCCGGATATAGAAGTGGCGGTCTGGCACCCGTGATGTTATCGCATTTCAGTGCAAATCGCACAAGTGCAGGCGTTCTCCTCGAATGGGTAACCCAATCGGAACTGGACAACGCCGGGTTCAATATCCTGCGGAGCCAGACGCGGCAAGGTCCGTTTGTCAAGGTGAACGCAACGCTGATTTCAGGTGCAGGCACAACAGCCGAACGACACACCTACACATGGACAGATACGACAACAAAACCGAATGTCGCCTATTACTACCGGATAGAAGATGTTTCGTTGTCAGGAAATCGGCAGCCGTTGGCAACGGTGCGTTTGCGCGGGCATATCTCAGCGGCAGGAAAGCAGCTCCTAAAGTGGGCGGACCTAAAAGCGCAGAAATTGTAG